Proteins from a single region of Streptomyces spectabilis:
- a CDS encoding ABC transporter ATP-binding protein, producing MLELRSLTAGYDRRDPVVRDVSLTLAPGESVGLLGPSGCGKSTLARVAALLHQPDAGQVVIDGEAARGWRHRAPRAQRTAFGVVFQQPRLSADPRLTLTQLIAEPLRATGRAAGAAERVADLARTVGLGTDLLGRRPHEVSDGQLQRACLARALVLRPRWLICDEMTAMLDASTTAALVAAVEEYRADAGAGLLAVGHDKVLLERWCDRTVHWDELTGGAAPA from the coding sequence GTGCTTGAACTGCGCTCCCTGACCGCCGGATACGACCGCCGCGACCCCGTCGTACGGGACGTCAGCCTCACCCTCGCGCCCGGCGAGTCCGTGGGCCTGCTCGGCCCCAGCGGCTGCGGCAAGTCGACGCTCGCCCGGGTCGCGGCCCTCCTGCACCAGCCGGACGCGGGCCAGGTCGTCATCGACGGCGAGGCCGCGCGCGGCTGGCGCCACCGGGCCCCGCGCGCCCAGCGCACCGCGTTCGGCGTGGTCTTCCAGCAGCCCCGGCTCTCCGCCGACCCGCGCCTTACCCTCACCCAGCTGATCGCGGAGCCCCTGCGGGCCACCGGGCGCGCCGCCGGGGCCGCGGAGCGCGTCGCGGACCTCGCCCGCACCGTCGGCCTGGGCACCGACCTGCTCGGCCGCCGCCCGCACGAGGTCAGCGACGGCCAGCTCCAGCGGGCCTGTCTGGCCCGCGCCCTGGTGCTGCGGCCGCGCTGGCTGATCTGCGACGAGATGACGGCCATGCTCGACGCGTCGACCACCGCCGCCCTGGTCGCCGCCGTGGAGGAGTACCGGGCCGACGCCGGGGCCGGGCTGCTCGCCGTGGGGCACGACAAGGTGCTCCTGGAGCGGTGGTGCGACCGGACGGTGCACTGGGACGAGCTGACCGGTGGGGCCGCGCCCGCCTAG